Genomic segment of Paenibacillaceae bacterium GAS479:
CCGGTTGACCTGTACATTGGCGGTGCGGAGCATGCGGTGCTTCACCTGCTGTACGCCCGTTTCTGGCATAAGGTACTTTATGATATCGGCGTTGTAGATACGAAGGAGCCTTTCCACAAGCTGGTCAATCAGGGCATGATTCTCGGCACGAACAATGAGAAAATGTCCAAGTCCCGCGGCAACGTCATCAACCCAGATGAAATTGTACAGGAATACGGTGCGGATACGCTGCGCTTGTACGAAATGTTCATGGGGCCGCTGGAAGCGACCAAACCATGGAATACGAGTGGCGTTGAAGGCATGAACCGTTTCTTGAACCGCGTATGGCGCCTGTTCGTCGTTGAAGGCGGCGCACTGAATCCGAAAATTACGGATGACAAAGGCAGCGACGCTTATAACCGCATCTGGCATCGCTCCATCAAGAAAGTATCGGATGACTTCGAGAACCTGCGTTTCAACACGGCAATTAGCCAGCTGATGATCTGGGTTAACGAGGGCTACAAAGCCGATACGCTGCCGCGGACCTCGGTTGAAAACTTCGTACAGCTGCTCTCGCCACTTGCACCGCATCTGGCCGAAGAGCTATGGGAACAGCTGGGTCACAGCGGTTCCATCACCTACGTGCCGTGGCCGGAGTTCGACGAAGCTTGGACCGTTGACCAAGAGGTAGAGATCGTCGTACAGGTGAATGGCAAAATTGCCGATCGCGTCTCCATCGCCGCCGATACAGAAACGGACGAAATGGAGCGTATCGCCAAGGAACTGCCGCGTGTGCAAGAGCTGACGGCCGGTAAGACGGTTCGCAAGGTAATTGCTGTTAAAGGCAAGCTTGTTAATATTGTGGCAAACTGATTGGTTGGTACCATAAGCCCATCGGGATCGTAGCGAGCTGATCTCTTAGAAAAGTGACAGCGTGCAAGGTCGCCGGCAAGAGCGAGATTATCAATATTGTAGTAAACCGAGTCAACATCGTGGCGAACTCGTCGCTTGGTATAGGCGAGGTTGTGCAGCGACATAAAGAGCCGGACACCTCTGTGGAGATGCCGGCCCTCATAGGCTCTTTCTGAGGAAAGAATCCCGGAAGAGGTGAATGGACCCTGAGGTCCGCTTATTTATAAGCGGTTAGGGACCGTTCACCTCTTCGCCGTATAAGTCGGCTTGCACCTTCTCCACATCCTCGCGGTATTTCTCGTGGGTGGTGCGGATCAGCTTCTGAAACATACCGTCCGTCTCTTTGCGCAGCACCTGCAGCCCCTGCTGAGTAATGCCACCAGGGACGGATACGCGCTTAATGAGCGTATTCGGCGTCATACCGCCTTCGGTCAGCAGCTTACCGGTGCCGAGCAGCATAGCACTAGTGATGGAAACAGCCTCGTCGGGGTCGATACCAGTGATCTCCACAGCAGCGTCAATCAGCCTTTGAGCAAGGAAGGCGATGAAGGCAGGGCCGCAACTGGACAGGTCGGAGACGACGCGGGTGTACTGTTCGTCGATGAGCAGAGGCTCACTAATATGCGACAGCAGTCCCTCCAGCACACAACAATCTGCTACAGTCATGCGGCTGCCGAACATGCAAAGCGAGACGCCGCTCAGCACGTCGTTAGTAATGCTGGGGATTACTTTGGCAATTCGGCAGGGTAGCTGATCCTCCAGATGACTGATTAGAATCGGGCTGGTGATGGATACGATGATTTGTTCTTCACGGGCATAGGGCTGCAATTCTTTGAGCACAGACTTGAACTCACCAGGTTTGATGCACAAAAAGAGGCAGTCGCTCTGTTGAATCGCCTCGCGGTTGCTTGTGACGGCAACCATGCCGGGATGGCCGGCGGCGAGCCGCTCGGCTTTTTGAAAGGTCCTGTTTGTCACTATAATATCCGATGCCTCGATGGCTCCTGAGCGAACAAAGGCGCTAACAAGCAGACCGCCCATACTGCCGGTACCGATAAAACCCACCTTCATGAATGAATCCCTCCTAGCGGGCTGAGGCGCTCTCTGTACCGGCTTTATCGACAGGGCGCCCCGCTTGAAAGAGAATGATGGGGCCGTCTAGCGGCCGTGCCATTCGCTTTCCTCAGGCCACCCAGTCCCGGTGAAGCGGTGGACGGATGGCGGATTGATATTACTCTATGCGTCTGGGCTCGACCAACATGTCGATTTACGTAACCGATGATGAAAAAAAGGAAATCGGGGAAGGGGACAGGAGAATGAGAGAGGGAAAGATGGGGACCTGTCGAGAGCGGGAAAAGATGGAGAGATGTTGGCTGATGGAGAGGGGGGATGGCGAATGAGAGGAAATGGTGGAGAGCTGCGCAATGGAAAACGTATATCGATGTGGAAAGTCGGAATGCTGCTGCTCGTAGTCGCAGGCTGTCTGTTAATTGGGTTTGGTTTGCAGCAATCGCAGGAATCAGAGCCCGAGGGCTGGGTGCGTCTTGATCAGCCGCTTGGTGCGGTGGGAGCTGCTGATGGAACGATAGCTGGCTTGGGCGGAGTGGGAGATGGGAAGTCGGCTGGGGGCGAAGCTGGGTCGGGCGAAGCGGTAGGAGTAGGTAAAGATGATTTGAGCGGTCAAGCAGGAGCAAGTAAAGCCAATCCCAGCGAAGGAGGATTAGGGGCGGTAGCGGATGATGCCAATCCCGGTGGTGGAGGATTAGGGGCGGTAGCGGATGAAGCCAATCCCGGTGGTGGAGGATTAGGGACGGTAGCGGATGATGCCAATCCCAGCGATGGAGGATTAGGGGCGGTAGCGGATGATGCCAATCTCAGTAGTGGAGAAGAAGTGGGAGTGGGGGCAGGCCAAGCTAATCCGAACGGGGGAGCAGAAGCGAATAGTGGTAGTGAATCCGGTGGCATAGGCTTGGGAAGAAAAGGCGGCGAAGCGGGAAAAAACAAAGGATTTGACGGTGCGGAGGGAACGAGTGCGAGTGACGGTGGGGCAGATGGAGCATCAGGTTTGGAAGGTAATGAGCCGGTGGCAGGCAGGACGGGTACGGGCAGTGGAGGGCAAGCAGAAAGCAGTTATACAGCGGACGGCAAGCTGGATATTAATCGGGCTACGGCGGAGGAGCTGGATGCTCTACCTGGCGTCGGCCCGGCTAAAGCGAAAGCTATTGTGGAGGATCGGGAACGGAACGGTCCATTTTCCAGCGTGGAATCTGTAGAGCGAGTTAAGGGCATCGGCCCAAAAATGATTGAGAGATGGAAAAATCTTGTTGTGGTCTCTCATGGGATGTGAGAGAATGACTTAAATCAAATTATTCTTATCTTTTTAGGAGGAGAATGACCATGACAGAAGCTCGCAAACCAGCGCCGGAGACGTTAGCCGTTCACGGGGGTCAGGAGATCGATCCGACTACCCTTTCCCGAGCAGTACCGATTTATCAGACTACATCATACGGTTTCGAAAGTACAGAGCATGCCGCGGACCTATTCGGACTGAAGCAGTTTGGCAATATCTATACCCGTATCATGAATCCAACAAGCGATGTGTTTGAAAAGCGGGTGGCTGCTCTTGAAGGCGGCGCAGCGGCGCTAGCGGTCGCTTCCGGGTCCTCCGCCATTTCTTTTGCAATCCTTAATATCGCTTCTGCTGGAGACGAAATTGTTAGTTCCTCAAGCCTGTATGGCGGCACTTACAATCTGTTTGCCCATACGCTGCCGAAGCTCGGTATCAAGGTTAAATTCGTAGACTCTTCCAATCCCGAGAATTTTCGGGCAGCAATAACCGACAAAACAAAGGCCGTCTTCGGTGAGACGATTGGCAACCCCCGTGGAGATGTGCTGGATATTGAAGCGGTGGCGGCTATTGCGCATGAAAACGGCATTCCGTTTATCGTAGATAACACTTTCCCGAGCCCATTCCTGCTTCGTCCGATCGACTTTGGGGCCGATATTGTCGTTCATTCCGCAACGAAATTCATCGGTGGCCATGGTACTTCCATCGGCGGAATTATCGTCGACAGCGGCAAGTTCGACTGGAAGGCAAGCGGCAAGTTCCCTGGTCTGACGGAGCCGGATCCAAGTTATCACGGCCTCATTTACACGGATGCTGTGGGCCCGATTGCTTATATTATCAAGGCGCGCGTGCAACTGCTGCGCGATTTGGGAGCGGCCATTTCACCGTTCAACTCATTCCTGTTGCTGCAGGGACTTGAGACGCTTCATTTGCGCATGGAGCGCCACAGCTCCAATGCGCTTGCTGTCGCGCAGCGACTTGAAGCCAATGATGCAGTTGCTTCGGTCAGCTACCCTGGTCTAGAGAGCCATCCTTCTCATGAGCTGGCTAAGAAATACCTTTCCCGAGGCCAAGGGGCGATTTTGACCTTTGAGATCAAGGGCGGCGTAGAGGCTGGCAAAAAGGTTATCAACGCAGTGGAGCTGTTCTCGCATCTGGCCAATGTCGGCGACTCGAAGTCGCTCATCATTCATCCGGCCAGTACAACGCATCAGCAGTTGTCTCCTGAGGAGCAGTTGAGCTCCGGCGTCACGCCAGGGCTGATTCGTTTGTCGATCGGCACAGAGCATATCGACGATATTATCCATGATCTCGAACAGGCAATTGCTGCCAGCCAAGAGGGCGCTGCCGGGTAAGGTTAAGTTGGCTGAGTACTATTTGGACTAGAATAATTGAATTGATGGTGTTTTGCACGATGCCGCTTTCCCGTATTGCTTTCCTTGTTAATCCGTTATAATAGTGCAAGTTCAAAAAGGTCGCCAATGGGCACCGAGAAGGTTGTATGAACGGGAAGAAGGAGGAGCGGAGTGTAGGCAAACCTACATGAGCACCGGACTTCGAAGGGGAATACAAGATTCGATGTCGAGTTCGCTACCTGATTTACATCGTGATCAATGGTGGCCTTTTTGAACAACCTATAATAGGATTAGACAAGGTTCGACACGAAGGAGGCGGCAATATGCCTAACGCGACCCCTGCACTGCAGGACGCAGTCCGCAAGGATTGGGACACTTATTTTATGGACATCGCCTATATGGTATCGACTCGTTCTCGCTGTTCGCGTCGGCATGTAGGTGCGCTGCTCGTCCAGGGCAAAAAGCTGCTCGGCACCGCATACAACGGCGCGCCGATGGGCGTGGCCGACTGTTCGGAGGCAGGCTGTATGATCGTGGAAGAATGGGAGCAACGTAGTGGCGAGGCTGGACCCGAAATGATCAAGAAACAGCGTTGTATTCGCACGATTCATGCGGAACAGAATCTGCTGCTTTTTACGGATCGGATCGATCGCGAAGGCTCCACAGTGTATGTGACCGACCAACCTTGCTGGACATGCGCCAATATGCTGGCTAACAGCGGTATTTCCGAAATTGTGTTCCATCGCGGTTATCCGAAGGATGCCGACAAGGTAGGACGCCTCATGGAGCAGAAAGGCATCGTGTTCCGCAAGCTGGAGGAGGGCTACGAGCCGCCGCCGCAGGCGGGCTTAGCCGTGACGGACTGAGGGCAGGATGGGATAGCGGTTTTACAGGAAAAGGAATCGAGTAGGCATCATGGATTGTAGATGAACAAATGAGAAAGTAGTCCGAGAAAATTCTCGGTGTGGAGGAAGCACCTCCCGATGGTCCCGCTAATGCGGGAGTTCGGGGGGTGCTTTTTTGCATTCTGGAATTTTACTTTCTGAAACTTGCTCATGCTGCGGATCGATATCGTGCAACGAAACTCAGAAGCGTTATTTAGTCCCAAAAGAGGCATTTGTTATGTTAACGAAACTGAGAAGCGTTATGTGCAGCGTAGGTGGGTGTTTGGAGTGTCAAGGTTCGAAATAAGCTCTCTGAGTTTCGTTAGCTCAAAAAAAAGTGGGATTTTGACTCGAATAAGGCTTCTCAGTTTTGTTAGCGCATAGCGCTAGCCGGGAAGAAATTTGGATTTGCTTGCGGAGTGAGTCTCTCAGGTGATATTGAGCTCATTTGTTACATGGAAAAATGTTAGGGAGGAATGAGATGCAGACGCGAGGCAGGGGTGGATTTAGCTGG
This window contains:
- a CDS encoding competence protein ComEA — its product is MRGNGGELRNGKRISMWKVGMLLLVVAGCLLIGFGLQQSQESEPEGWVRLDQPLGAVGAADGTIAGLGGVGDGKSAGGEAGSGEAVGVGKDDLSGQAGASKANPSEGGLGAVADDANPGGGGLGAVADEANPGGGGLGTVADDANPSDGGLGAVADDANLSSGEEVGVGAGQANPNGGAEANSGSESGGIGLGRKGGEAGKNKGFDGAEGTSASDGGADGASGLEGNEPVAGRTGTGSGGQAESSYTADGKLDINRATAEELDALPGVGPAKAKAIVEDRERNGPFSSVESVERVKGIGPKMIERWKNLVVVSHGM
- a CDS encoding dCMP deaminase codes for the protein MPNATPALQDAVRKDWDTYFMDIAYMVSTRSRCSRRHVGALLVQGKKLLGTAYNGAPMGVADCSEAGCMIVEEWEQRSGEAGPEMIKKQRCIRTIHAEQNLLLFTDRIDREGSTVYVTDQPCWTCANMLANSGISEIVFHRGYPKDADKVGRLMEQKGIVFRKLEEGYEPPPQAGLAVTD
- a CDS encoding competence protein ComER, translated to MKVGFIGTGSMGGLLVSAFVRSGAIEASDIIVTNRTFQKAERLAAGHPGMVAVTSNREAIQQSDCLFLCIKPGEFKSVLKELQPYAREEQIIVSITSPILISHLEDQLPCRIAKVIPSITNDVLSGVSLCMFGSRMTVADCCVLEGLLSHISEPLLIDEQYTRVVSDLSSCGPAFIAFLAQRLIDAAVEITGIDPDEAVSITSAMLLGTGKLLTEGGMTPNTLIKRVSVPGGITQQGLQVLRKETDGMFQKLIRTTHEKYREDVEKVQADLYGEEVNGP
- a CDS encoding O-acetylhomoserine (thiol)-lyase, which encodes MTEARKPAPETLAVHGGQEIDPTTLSRAVPIYQTTSYGFESTEHAADLFGLKQFGNIYTRIMNPTSDVFEKRVAALEGGAAALAVASGSSAISFAILNIASAGDEIVSSSSLYGGTYNLFAHTLPKLGIKVKFVDSSNPENFRAAITDKTKAVFGETIGNPRGDVLDIEAVAAIAHENGIPFIVDNTFPSPFLLRPIDFGADIVVHSATKFIGGHGTSIGGIIVDSGKFDWKASGKFPGLTEPDPSYHGLIYTDAVGPIAYIIKARVQLLRDLGAAISPFNSFLLLQGLETLHLRMERHSSNALAVAQRLEANDAVASVSYPGLESHPSHELAKKYLSRGQGAILTFEIKGGVEAGKKVINAVELFSHLANVGDSKSLIIHPASTTHQQLSPEEQLSSGVTPGLIRLSIGTEHIDDIIHDLEQAIAASQEGAAG